In Amycolatopsis sp. EV170708-02-1, the following are encoded in one genomic region:
- the nuoE gene encoding NADH-quinone oxidoreductase subunit NuoE, with protein MSTQPETTPTPEPGTSLAEQTHIAAGGDVDVIAIAPDPAEAEGILENAKLEDIFDADTYAKAQNLIARYPQSRSALLPMLHLVQSVQGYVSQEGIAFCAQNLDLSDAEVSAVATFYTMYKRRPCGEHLVSVCTNTLCAAMGGDAIYKKLQTHLGSEEKPLGHNETAGTPNEPGSITLEHAECLAACDLAPVIQVNYEYFDNQTEEKAVALVDALQAGKKPAPTRGAPLTNFKGAELQLAGFFPEDAQQYRTDVDGPSQAVETLRGAQVAQDRGWTAPAMKDVPLPEVEKK; from the coding sequence TTGAGCACCCAGCCCGAAACGACACCCACGCCCGAGCCCGGCACCAGCCTGGCCGAGCAGACCCATATCGCCGCCGGTGGTGACGTCGACGTGATCGCGATCGCGCCGGATCCCGCCGAGGCGGAGGGGATCCTGGAGAACGCGAAGCTCGAAGACATCTTCGACGCCGACACCTACGCCAAGGCGCAGAACCTGATCGCGCGGTACCCGCAGTCGCGGTCGGCGCTGCTGCCGATGCTGCACCTGGTGCAGTCGGTGCAGGGTTACGTGAGCCAGGAGGGCATCGCCTTCTGCGCGCAGAACCTGGATCTCTCCGACGCCGAGGTCAGCGCGGTCGCGACGTTCTACACCATGTACAAGCGCCGTCCGTGCGGCGAGCACCTGGTGAGCGTCTGCACGAATACCCTGTGCGCGGCCATGGGCGGCGACGCGATCTACAAGAAGCTCCAGACGCACCTCGGTTCCGAAGAGAAGCCCTTGGGGCACAACGAGACCGCGGGCACGCCGAACGAGCCCGGCTCGATCACCCTCGAACACGCCGAATGCCTCGCGGCCTGTGACCTCGCCCCGGTCATCCAGGTCAACTACGAGTACTTCGACAACCAGACCGAGGAAAAGGCCGTCGCGCTGGTCGACGCGTTGCAGGCGGGCAAGAAGCCCGCCCCGACGCGCGGCGCGCCGCTGACGAACTTCAAGGGCGCCGAACTGCAGCTCGCCGGGTTCTTCCCGGAGGACGCGCAGCAGTACCGCACGGACGTCGACGGTCCTTCTCAGGCCGTCGAAACCCTGCGGGGAGCGCAGGTCGCGCAGGACCGAGGCTGGACCGCGCCCGCGATGAAGGACGTTCCGCTGCCTGAAGTGGAGAAGAAGTAA
- a CDS encoding NADH-quinone oxidoreductase subunit D, translating into MSIHDEATEVPEADSRDTTEGRVYTVSGGDWEDLIEDSRHDERMVINMGPQHPSTHGVLRLVLEMEGETVTQLRSVIGYLHTGIEKNCEYRTWTQGVTFVTRMDYLAPLSTEMAYCLGVEKLLGIQAPRRAELLRVMLLEINRIGSHLVYIATGGMELGATTAMTLGFREREEVLHLLEHLTGLRMNHAFIRPGGLAQDMPADYHEVVSAFVKTMDERLPLYDKLFTGQPIWRNRLKGVGYLPVDACLALGVTGPVLRSAGLPWDMRKTEPYSRYEEFEFDIPTSTEADCWARYLLRVEEMHQSLRIIKQCLKKLEPGPVMVEDKKVAWPAQLSIGSDGMGNSLEHVRKIMGQSMESLIHHFKLVTEGFKVPPGQTYTSVESPRGELGVHLVSDGGTRPLRVHVREPSFVNLQSMPAMAEGGLVADVIAAIASIDPVMGGVDR; encoded by the coding sequence CCGCGTCTACACCGTCTCCGGCGGTGACTGGGAAGACCTCATCGAGGACTCCCGCCACGACGAGCGCATGGTCATCAACATGGGCCCGCAGCACCCGTCGACGCACGGCGTGCTCCGGCTCGTGCTGGAGATGGAGGGCGAGACCGTCACCCAGCTCCGCTCGGTCATCGGCTACCTGCACACCGGGATCGAGAAGAACTGCGAGTACCGCACGTGGACCCAGGGCGTCACCTTCGTGACGCGCATGGACTACCTCGCCCCGCTGTCGACCGAGATGGCGTACTGCCTCGGCGTCGAGAAGCTGCTCGGCATCCAGGCCCCGCGCCGCGCCGAGCTGCTGCGCGTGATGCTGCTGGAGATCAACCGCATCGGCTCGCACCTGGTCTACATCGCCACCGGCGGCATGGAACTCGGTGCCACCACGGCGATGACGCTCGGGTTCCGTGAGCGCGAAGAGGTCCTGCACCTGCTGGAGCACCTCACCGGTCTCCGGATGAACCACGCGTTCATCCGCCCCGGCGGTCTCGCGCAGGACATGCCCGCCGACTACCACGAGGTGGTCAGCGCGTTCGTCAAGACGATGGACGAGCGGCTTCCCTTGTACGACAAGCTCTTCACCGGTCAGCCGATCTGGCGCAACCGGCTCAAGGGCGTCGGGTACCTGCCGGTCGACGCGTGCCTCGCGCTCGGCGTCACCGGCCCGGTGCTGCGCAGCGCCGGTCTCCCGTGGGACATGCGCAAGACCGAGCCGTACTCCCGCTACGAGGAGTTCGAGTTCGACATCCCGACCTCCACCGAGGCGGACTGCTGGGCGCGCTACCTGCTGCGTGTCGAGGAGATGCACCAGAGCCTGCGGATCATCAAGCAGTGCCTCAAGAAGCTCGAACCGGGCCCGGTCATGGTCGAGGACAAGAAGGTCGCCTGGCCTGCGCAGCTCTCGATCGGCAGCGACGGCATGGGCAACTCGCTCGAACACGTCCGCAAGATCATGGGCCAGTCGATGGAATCGCTGATCCATCACTTCAAGCTGGTCACCGAGGGCTTCAAGGTCCCGCCGGGCCAGACCTACACGTCGGTGGAGTCGCCGCGCGGTGAACTCGGCGTGCACCTGGTCTCCGACGGCGGCACCAGGCCGCTGCGGGTCCACGTGCGCGAACCGAGCTTCGTGAACCTGCAGTCGATGCCCGCGATGGCCGAAGGCGGCCTGGTGGCGGACGTGATCGCCGCCATCGCCTCGATCGACCCCGTCATGGGGGGAGTGGACCGTTGA